The following are encoded in a window of Impatiens glandulifera chromosome 5, dImpGla2.1, whole genome shotgun sequence genomic DNA:
- the LOC124938849 gene encoding trihelix transcription factor GT-3b-like: MEGYHHHQHHQNPPSNPHHISVNVDAGDRFPQWSVQETRDFLMIRSELDQTFMETKRNKLLWEVISNKMKEKGFNRSPDQCKCKWKNLVTRYKGCETMEVDGMRQQFPFYNEFQAIFTARMQRMVWVEAEGSSAKKKGVANLSSDEEDDNEESDVDKSWGTKKRKKTISKNNIIGAGNSGNGSGSMTVLKEILEDFTKQQMQMEMQWLNAYEAREEERKMREKEWKQRMEALENERMMMDRRWREMEEQRRVREEARADKRDLLITQLLNKLRRDQERY, from the exons ATGGAGggttatcatcatcatcaacatcatcagaACCCTCCATCGAATCCACATCATATAAGTGTGAACGTGGACGCAGGGGATAGGTTTCCTCAATGGAGTGTTCAAGAGACGAGGGATTTTTTGATGATACGGTCAGAGTTGGATCAGACTTTCATGGAGACGAAGAGGAACAAACTTTTATGGGAAGTTATATCGAATAAGATGAAGGAAAAAGGATTTAATCGTAGCCCTGATCAGTGTAAGTGTAAGTGGAAAAACCTCGTTACACGTTATAAG GGATGTGAAACAATGGAGGTGGATGGAATGCGCCAACAATTCCCATTTTACAATGAATTTCAAGCGATTTTCACTGCAAGGATGCAGCGAATGGTATGGGTAGAGGCAGAAGGAAGCTCAGCGAAGAAGAAAGGAGTCGCAAACCTTTCGTCGGACGAGGAAGATGACAACGAGGAGAGCGACGTCGATAAATCATGGGGAaccaagaagaggaagaagactATCAGCAAGAACAACATCATTGGAGCTGGCAACTCGGGTAATGGAAGTGGAAGCATGACTGTATTGAAGGAGATATTGGAGGATTTTACAAAACAACAAATGCAAATGGAAATGCAATGGCTAAATGCATACGAGGCAAGGGAAGAAGAGAGGAAGATGAGAGAAAAGGAATGGAAGCAAAGAATGGAGGCCTTGGAGAATGAGAGGATGATGATGGATAGAAGATGGAGAGAAATGGAGGAGCAAAGGAGGGTAAGAGAAGAAGCAAGGGCAGATAAAAGAGATTTATTGATAACTCAGCTTCTAAACAAGCTTAGAAGAGATCAAGAAAGATATTGA